A genomic stretch from Arachis stenosperma cultivar V10309 chromosome 3, arast.V10309.gnm1.PFL2, whole genome shotgun sequence includes:
- the LOC130970398 gene encoding uncharacterized protein LOC130970398, whose translation MDDVAGCFEFYADLAEKLDAKQKAPISLPMETFKSYVFKEPIGVVGLITPCFMVIHIGGETDLRFIYCAAACFHDGRDDPIPSPFNPLTDGSTQPIIHVLTRGQSYLDVPTTQMVHEQLWVDKYAPKSFTELLSDEQTNREVLLWAFLRMKGED comes from the exons ATG GATGATGTTGCTGGTTGCTTCGAGTTTTACGCTGACCTTGCCGAGAAACTCGACGCTAAGCAGAAGGCACCCATTTCTCTTCCCATGGAAACTTTCAAGAGTTATGTCTTCAAAGAACCCATTGGTGTTGTTGGATTAATCACCCCAtg TTTTATGGTTATTCATATTGGAGGTGAAACAGATCTTAGGTTTATATACTGCGCAG CTGCTTGCTTCCACGATGGACGTGATGATCCAATACCCAGCCCATTTAACCCGTTGACAGATGGCAGCACCCAGCCCATAATTCATGTACTCACCAG GGGCCAAAGCTATCTAGATGTTCCTACAACACAAATGGTGCATGAGCAACTTTGGGTAGATAAATATGCACCAAAGTCATTTACTGAGCTTCTTAGTGATGAACAAACAAATCGTGAG GTACTCTTATGGGCTTTCTTAAGGATGAAGGGTGAAGACTGA